One region of Chanodichthys erythropterus isolate Z2021 chromosome 17, ASM2448905v1, whole genome shotgun sequence genomic DNA includes:
- the glod4 gene encoding glyoxalase domain-containing protein 4, with amino-acid sequence MALRRALHFVFKVGDRTRTATFYRDVLGMKILRHEEFEEGCKATCNGPYDGKWSKTMVGFGPEDDHFVAELTYNYGVGEYRLGNDFLGLTLQSSQAVSNAKRLNWPLSQVGDSLYMTEAPGGYRFFLIDKEQPKCDPVQKVSLAVSDLQRSIHYWSALLGMKVIEKNEDKKIALMGFSDNQCKLELQDIGGAVEHGTAFGRIAFACPRDQLPDIEALMKKEKHKILTPLVSLDTPGKATVEVVILADPDGHEICFVGDEAFRQLSAMDPKGNELLDEAMAADKSDEWFAKHNKQKASA; translated from the exons ATGGCACTCAGAAGAGcactacattttgtttttaaagtaggAGACAGGACCAGAACAGCCACTTTTTACAGGGATGTCTTAGGAATGAAG ATTCTGCGTCATGAAGAATTTGAGGAGGGCTGCAAAGCAACCTGCAATGG TCCatatgatgggaaatggagtaaAACCATGGTGGGATTTGGACCAGAAGATGACCACTTTGTGGCAGAGTTGACCTATAATTATGGAGTGGGTGAATATCGCCTTGGCAATGACTTCCTG GGTCTCACTCTCCAGTCTAGTCAGGCAGTGAGTAATGCCAAGAGGTTAAACTGGCCTCTCTCACAAGTTGGAGATTCTCTCTACATGACCGAAGCCCCAGGAGGATACCGCTTCTTCCTTATAGACAAGGAACAGCCAAAATGTG ATCCTGTCCAGAAAGTCTCCCTGGCAGTGTCTGATCTGCAGCGTTCTATTCATTATTGGTCTGCCCTGCTGGGAATGAAAGTTATTGAGAAAAATGAGGACAAAAAGATTGCCTTAATGGGATTCTCAGATAATCAG TGTAAGCTGGAGTTACAGGACATTGGAGGCGCTGTGGAACATGGAACTGCTTTTGGAAGGATCGCGTTCGCTTGCCCTCGGGATCAG TTACCAGACATTGAGGCcctaatgaaaaaagaaaagcacAAAATCCTCACCCCTCTTGTGAGTCTGGACACACCTGGAAAAGCCACAGTGGAAGTCGTCATTCTTGCAGATCCT GATGGTCATGAGATCTGCTTTGTGGGTGACGAGGCTTTCAGGCAGCTTTCTGCCATGGACCCTAAGGGAAATGAGTTACTGGATGAG GCCATGGCTGCAGATAAGAGTGATGAGTGGTTCGCCAAACACAACAAGCAGAAGGCTTCAGCGTAA
- the mrm3a gene encoding rRNA methyltransferase 3A, mitochondrial translates to MAALMYNVGRGFVIFGENSSLFRGHNQILVNSRRYVRALRRRPVAVLYPDGKRETFIKSNDAADKMNQKLFKQKGKNLSETDKKYCKEKVSERAVNRKRSGQVSECAEESHMMDRLGGLRYEKAPAGDNRLAKVSSVARSRAFREKEGKVLLEGRRLICDALSAGSSPQTLFFSAVERLQELPLDKLQQAKLIKVKYEDMKTWSDLVTPQGVIAIFSKPDASRLAFPKDSRRQSVPLFLLCDNVRDAGNLGTILRCAAAAGCDRVLLTKGCVDAWEPKVLRAAMGAHFRLPVFPNLDWDDISKHLPKDVIVHVADNCNNFTKDPASAPVSGQIENVTSDEYIESDSDEESDDELSLPCVKPQVYHESWAQRSTALVIGGEACGLSLEALRLAEETEGRRLFVPMAPGVESLNSAMAASILLFEGRRQLLMLSEKTRRRARSKMF, encoded by the exons ATGGCAGCGCTCATGTATAACGTGGGTCGTGGATTTGTCATTTTCGGGGAAAATAGTTCATTATTTAGAGGACATAACCAGATCTTGGTGAATTCGAGGCGATATGTCCGAGCCCTCCGGCGGAGACCCGTGGCGGTCTTGTATCCTGATGGTAAACGAGAGACATTTATTAAATCAAATGACGCAGCTGATAAAATGAATCAAaagctgttcaaacaaaaaggCAAAAACCTCTCTGAGACTGATAAGAAATACTGCAAAGAGAAAGTCTCTGAGAGAGCTGTCAACAGGAAGCGGAGCGGTCAGGTCTCTGAATGTGCAGAAGAGTCTCACATGATGGACAGACTCGGTGGACTGCGCTATGAAAAGGCCCCTGCTGGAGATAACAGACTCGC GAAGGTGTCCAGTGTGGCCCGCTCCAGAGCGTTTCGTGAAAAGGAAGGTAAGGTGCTGCTGGAGGGCAGGCGTCTGATCTGTGACGCTCTGTCTGCTGGATCGTCTCCCCAGACGCTTTTCTTCAGTGCGGTGGAGCGACTGCAGGAGCTTCCTCTAGATAAACTACAGCAGGCCAAGCTCATCAAGGTCAAATATGAAGACATGAAGACCTGGTCTGACCTGGTCACTCCTCAGGGTGTTATAG CTATATTCTCAAAACCTGATGCCTCCCGCCTGGCATTTCCAAAAGACTCGCGTCGCCAGTCTGTGCCTTTGTTTCTGTTATGTGACAATGTACGTGACGCTGGGAACCTAGGGACTATTTTACGCTGTGCAGCAGCTGCTGGTTGTGACCGTGTTCTTCTAACCAAAG gttGTGTGGATGCCTGGGAGCCCAAGGTTCTACGGGCAGCAATGGGAGCTCATTTCCGCCTTCCGGTCTTTCCTAATTTGGACTGGGATGACATTTCTAAGCACTTACCAAAGGATGTGATTGTTCATGTAGCGGATAACTGTAACAATTTTACAAAAGACCCTGCATCAGCTCCAGTTTCAGGACAAATAGAAAATGTTACTTCTGATGAATACATTGAAAGTGACTCTGATGAAGAGTCCGATGATGAACTTTCACTGCCGTGTGTGAAGCCTCAGGTGTACCATGAGAGTTGGGCTCAGAGGAGCACGGCCCTGGTGATTGGCGGAGAGGCGTGTGGACTGAGTTTGGAGGCTCTTCGATTGGCTGAGGAAACAGAGGGTAGAAGGCTCTTTGTGCCCATGGCTCCAGGAGTGGAGAGCCTGAACTCTGCAATGGCTGCTAGTATACTGCTGTTTGAAGGCAGACGGCAACTTCTGATGTTGTCTGAAAAAACACGCAGAAGAGCAAGATCTAAAATGTTCTAA